The following are from one region of the Rhizobacter sp. AJA081-3 genome:
- a CDS encoding Lrp/AsnC family transcriptional regulator, giving the protein MDLDAVDLRILRELQADASLSNVELARRVHLSPSPCLARVRALESHGLIRQYVALLDAKQLGLHLNVFISISLKQQTRAALESFEARIAARDEVMECYLMTGDADYLIRVAVPDMAALERFILEQLSPMKEVEKIRSSFALKQVRYKTALPLRDA; this is encoded by the coding sequence GCGAATCCTGCGCGAGCTGCAGGCGGATGCCAGCCTGTCCAACGTCGAGCTCGCTCGGCGCGTCCACCTGTCACCCTCGCCCTGCCTGGCACGCGTGCGCGCACTCGAGTCGCACGGCCTGATCCGCCAGTACGTGGCGCTGCTCGACGCCAAGCAGCTCGGCCTGCACCTGAACGTGTTCATCTCGATCAGCCTGAAGCAGCAGACGCGCGCGGCGCTCGAGTCCTTCGAAGCCCGCATCGCCGCACGCGACGAGGTGATGGAGTGCTACCTGATGACCGGCGACGCCGACTACCTGATCCGCGTGGCGGTGCCCGACATGGCCGCGCTCGAGCGCTTCATCCTCGAGCAGCTCTCGCCGATGAAGGAGGTCGAGAAGATCCGCTCCAGCTTCGCGCTCAAGCAGGTGCGCTACAAGACGGCGCTGCCGCTGCGCGACGCCTGA
- a CDS encoding ATP-binding cassette domain-containing protein: MDRTAAPNRPEDTLLQAHDIGFAHPGHTLFAGLSFAIGPGLTLLRGGDGRGKTTLLRLIAGEIAPTAGRIERRAAALFFEVPADPAHDAVIVREWLEARQQRFGGWRADTASELIEGFGLAEHLDKPMYMLSTGSRRKAGLVAAAASPAPLTLIDMPYAALDAPSSRLLTRLLAEAAAQATRAWVIADHERPAVLTGLRLSVVDLGD, from the coding sequence TTGGATCGAACCGCTGCCCCGAACCGCCCGGAAGACACGCTGCTGCAGGCGCACGACATCGGCTTCGCGCACCCGGGCCACACGCTGTTCGCCGGCCTGTCCTTTGCCATCGGCCCCGGGCTGACGCTGCTGCGTGGCGGCGACGGGCGCGGCAAGACCACGCTGCTGCGCCTGATCGCCGGCGAGATCGCGCCGACGGCCGGCCGCATCGAGCGCCGCGCCGCGGCGCTGTTCTTCGAGGTGCCCGCTGACCCGGCGCACGACGCCGTGATCGTGCGCGAGTGGCTGGAGGCGCGGCAGCAGCGCTTCGGTGGCTGGCGCGCCGACACGGCCTCCGAACTGATCGAGGGCTTCGGCCTCGCCGAACACCTCGACAAACCGATGTACATGCTCTCGACCGGGAGCCGGCGCAAGGCGGGGCTGGTGGCCGCGGCGGCGAGCCCGGCGCCGCTGACACTCATCGATATGCCCTACGCGGCGCTCGATGCGCCATCGAGCCGCCTGCTCACGCGGCTGCTGGCCGAGGCCGCTGCGCAAGCGACACGCGCCTGGGTGATCGCCGACCACGAACGGCCGGCAGTGTTGACTGGCTTGCGCCTGTCGGTCGTCGACCTGGGCGACTGA
- a CDS encoding NAD(P)H-dependent oxidoreductase, with protein sequence MRVLTIYAHHNPRSFCHAILERFDAGLRDAGHDNEVVDLHAIGFNPVLGDRDAPDWIDDSVPDDVLARMQVRRSMLQSTRNPLRRLLVKRWIGDRDDREIVRRLHALGAPSDVAEQQAKVARAQALAFIAPVYFVGFPAILKGWIERVFSLGFAFGMTAEAWRGELAGRLPLLRHEKALIIQTTIWNEASYDAAGLKTAMKVLIDDYAMRYPGIQRIEHAYFHAVHGADDATRAAWLERAYRLGREF encoded by the coding sequence ATGCGAGTCCTGACCATCTACGCACACCACAACCCGCGGTCGTTCTGCCACGCGATCCTGGAGCGGTTCGACGCCGGACTGCGCGATGCCGGCCACGACAACGAGGTGGTCGACCTGCATGCGATCGGCTTCAATCCCGTCCTGGGTGATCGCGACGCGCCGGACTGGATCGACGACAGCGTGCCGGACGACGTGCTCGCGCGCATGCAGGTCCGGCGCTCGATGCTGCAATCGACGCGCAATCCGCTGCGCCGGCTGCTGGTCAAGCGCTGGATCGGCGATCGGGATGATCGGGAGATCGTTCGCCGCCTGCACGCCCTGGGTGCGCCGAGCGACGTGGCCGAGCAGCAGGCCAAGGTGGCGCGCGCGCAGGCGCTGGCCTTCATCGCGCCGGTGTACTTCGTGGGCTTTCCCGCCATCCTGAAGGGCTGGATCGAACGGGTCTTCAGCCTGGGCTTCGCCTTCGGCATGACGGCCGAAGCCTGGCGCGGCGAGCTCGCCGGGCGCCTGCCGCTGCTGCGCCACGAGAAGGCCCTGATCATCCAGACCACGATCTGGAACGAAGCCTCCTACGACGCGGCCGGGCTGAAGACGGCGATGAAGGTGCTCATCGACGACTACGCCATGCGCTACCCCGGCATCCAGCGGATCGAGCATGCGTACTTCCATGCCGTCCACGGCGCCGACGACGCCACCCGCGCCGCCTGGCTCGAACGCGCCTACCGGCTCGGCCGCGAGTTCTGA
- a CDS encoding MBL fold metallo-hydrolase, with amino-acid sequence MAQPKRQPEPLAEGVWLLPGSFDRGRQPDGNSLLLQGRDGLVIVDSGRHAEHVAALIAWAGERGQPLRAVINTHWHLDHLGGNIELRRFAPELRSYGSIALRDAVERQMPDSETELRSMLADPATDEQTRRMVEIDLALYGGRANFLPDEHVDGPARAVELGGRWLRIGVERGVSGGDVWVLDQASGVLAVGDFVTLPVPFFDTACPAQWQATMRRLEALPFERVLPGHGPLMSRDDFKRYLGALDRLLSCAASDRSVSECSTGWITDLGPLLPAASQRSIAPMLGHYFEERLRAPGAAQTRYCTP; translated from the coding sequence ATGGCGCAACCGAAGCGCCAGCCCGAGCCCCTGGCCGAAGGCGTGTGGCTGCTGCCCGGAAGCTTCGATCGCGGCCGCCAGCCCGATGGCAACAGCCTGCTGCTGCAGGGACGAGATGGGCTGGTCATCGTCGACAGTGGACGCCACGCAGAACACGTCGCCGCGCTGATCGCATGGGCCGGCGAACGCGGGCAGCCACTGCGTGCCGTCATCAACACGCACTGGCACCTCGATCACCTGGGCGGCAACATCGAGCTGCGGCGCTTCGCGCCCGAGCTGCGCAGCTACGGCAGCATCGCGCTGCGCGACGCCGTCGAGCGCCAGATGCCCGACTCCGAAACCGAGCTTCGCAGCATGCTCGCCGACCCGGCCACCGATGAACAGACGCGTCGCATGGTGGAGATCGACCTGGCGCTCTACGGCGGTCGCGCGAACTTCCTCCCCGATGAACATGTCGATGGGCCCGCGCGCGCGGTCGAACTCGGCGGGCGCTGGCTCCGCATCGGCGTCGAACGCGGCGTGAGCGGTGGCGACGTCTGGGTGCTCGACCAGGCCAGCGGCGTTCTCGCGGTGGGCGACTTCGTCACCCTGCCCGTGCCCTTCTTCGACACGGCCTGCCCGGCGCAATGGCAGGCCACGATGCGCCGGCTCGAGGCCCTGCCCTTCGAGCGTGTGCTGCCAGGGCATGGGCCGCTCATGAGCCGCGACGACTTCAAGCGCTACCTCGGCGCGCTCGACCGTCTGCTGAGCTGCGCCGCGAGCGATCGCAGCGTGTCCGAGTGCAGCACCGGCTGGATCACCGACCTCGGCCCGCTGCTGCCGGCGGCTTCGCAGCGCAGCATCGCGCCGATGCTGGGCCACTACTTCGAGGAGCGCCTGCGCGCGCCCGGTGCAGCACAGACCCGCTACTGCACGCCTTGA
- a CDS encoding cytochrome c has protein sequence MQPLSRHACGMLLVLALAGCSRDETPAPVKLLAAPIAHPAAWMDDELALILPDLMDLVVDPAAGVLFAAAEQQARTDLEPRTAEAWQAVVDAAAQLVETGDTLAEPALARGRADWLDWAAAMREGAAAASAASKRHDPRSLYAAGLQVRASCQACHARYAVQIAEPLAMRVPR, from the coding sequence ATGCAGCCCCTGTCACGGCACGCCTGCGGCATGCTGCTGGTGCTCGCGCTGGCCGGCTGTTCGCGAGACGAGACACCGGCACCGGTCAAGTTGCTTGCTGCGCCGATCGCGCATCCGGCTGCGTGGATGGACGACGAGCTCGCGCTGATCCTGCCCGACCTGATGGACCTGGTCGTCGACCCGGCGGCCGGCGTGCTGTTCGCCGCAGCCGAACAGCAGGCCCGGACCGATCTCGAACCGCGCACCGCCGAAGCCTGGCAGGCCGTGGTCGACGCGGCCGCCCAGTTGGTGGAGACCGGCGACACGCTGGCCGAGCCGGCGCTGGCCCGCGGCCGGGCCGACTGGCTCGACTGGGCTGCCGCGATGCGCGAGGGTGCCGCCGCCGCGAGCGCGGCATCGAAGCGCCACGACCCGCGCAGCCTCTACGCGGCGGGCCTGCAAGTGCGGGCCAGCTGCCAGGCCTGCCACGCGCGCTACGCGGTGCAGATCGCCGAGCCCCTGGCCATGCGCGTGCCTCGGTAG
- a CDS encoding zinc-dependent peptidase, which yields MSLLVALGWVLAIAAMAAFGLAAPTLARLWRRQRLTRRPFPAAWREILRRRVPLARELPAAHQLRLKKHIQVLLAEVPFVGCAGLTLDDEMRVTIAAQAAFLLLGRGGSFGNLREVLVYPGHFVVPRSEAGAGGVVHEGRDVLAGQSWQRGQVIVAWDAVRDGAADPHDGANVAMHEFAHQLDQDSGAANGAPYVGRGALQQAWARVMNQEFEALRARLASAQPGLIDPYAATSPAEFFAVATEHFFEQPAALATERPALYEQLRRCYRLDPASW from the coding sequence GTGAGCCTTCTTGTCGCCCTCGGGTGGGTCCTCGCCATCGCCGCGATGGCGGCCTTCGGCCTGGCCGCGCCGACGCTGGCGCGCCTGTGGCGCAGGCAGCGTTTGACTCGCCGCCCCTTCCCGGCCGCCTGGCGCGAGATCCTGCGCCGGCGTGTGCCGCTGGCGCGCGAGCTGCCCGCTGCACATCAGTTGCGCCTGAAAAAGCACATCCAGGTGCTGCTGGCCGAAGTGCCCTTCGTCGGCTGCGCCGGCCTGACGCTCGACGACGAGATGCGCGTCACCATCGCCGCGCAGGCGGCCTTCCTGCTGCTCGGGCGCGGCGGTTCGTTCGGCAACCTGCGCGAGGTGCTGGTCTACCCCGGGCACTTCGTCGTGCCGCGCAGCGAGGCGGGCGCGGGTGGCGTCGTCCACGAGGGCCGCGACGTGCTGGCCGGCCAGAGCTGGCAGCGCGGCCAGGTCATCGTGGCCTGGGATGCGGTGCGCGACGGCGCGGCCGATCCGCACGACGGCGCCAACGTCGCCATGCACGAGTTCGCGCACCAGCTCGACCAGGACAGCGGCGCCGCCAACGGCGCGCCCTACGTGGGGCGCGGCGCGTTGCAGCAGGCCTGGGCGCGGGTGATGAACCAGGAGTTCGAAGCCTTGCGCGCGCGGCTGGCCAGTGCGCAGCCCGGCCTGATCGACCCGTATGCCGCCACCAGCCCGGCGGAGTTCTTCGCCGTGGCGACCGAGCACTTCTTCGAGCAACCGGCCGCGCTGGCCACCGAACGCCCGGCGCTGTACGAGCAGCTGCGGCGCTGCTACCGGCTCGACCCGGCGTCCTGGTAG
- a CDS encoding B12-binding domain-containing protein, with protein MSLSSMLDPRRASIDDRGDDLSDHRASQGDDDDCRRSMRSVLETQIIPRLVLAHRQGIARAEPSASPRPRPEDILMLAQRCAAGDRAGAASLIESLRAQGLEQDSVLVDLIGPAARHLGAQWEDDRASFADVTLGLVLMHELIHSMGYEYHDGPQEAGVVRRVMLASAPGSQHVLGLSIVSEFFRKAGWQVVLEVSPSSAELCRAVKNEWFDLVGVSVALDAQLRGLPALVANLKAASRNPVTPILLGGPVFGLRQHQAESFGAQAICLDARESVRLALSVLPR; from the coding sequence TTGTCGCTGTCTTCGATGCTCGACCCGCGCAGGGCCTCTATCGACGATCGCGGCGACGACCTCTCCGATCACCGTGCCTCGCAGGGCGACGACGACGACTGCCGCCGCTCGATGCGCTCGGTGCTCGAGACGCAGATCATTCCGCGCCTCGTGCTGGCGCACCGCCAGGGCATCGCCCGCGCGGAACCCAGCGCGTCACCGCGGCCCCGGCCCGAAGACATCCTGATGCTGGCGCAGCGCTGTGCGGCCGGCGACCGCGCTGGCGCGGCGAGCCTCATCGAAAGCCTGCGGGCTCAGGGGCTCGAGCAGGACAGCGTGCTCGTCGACCTGATCGGCCCCGCCGCGCGCCACCTGGGCGCACAGTGGGAAGACGACCGCGCCAGCTTTGCCGATGTCACGCTCGGTCTCGTGCTGATGCACGAGCTGATCCACTCGATGGGCTACGAGTACCACGACGGCCCGCAGGAGGCCGGCGTCGTCCGCCGCGTGATGCTGGCATCGGCGCCGGGATCGCAGCATGTGCTGGGCCTGTCGATCGTGTCCGAGTTCTTCCGCAAGGCCGGCTGGCAGGTGGTGCTCGAGGTGTCGCCGAGCAGCGCCGAACTGTGTCGGGCCGTGAAGAACGAGTGGTTCGACCTGGTCGGAGTGTCGGTGGCGCTGGATGCGCAGCTGCGCGGTCTGCCTGCGCTGGTGGCGAACCTGAAGGCCGCGTCGCGCAACCCCGTCACGCCCATCCTGCTCGGCGGGCCGGTGTTCGGCTTGCGCCAGCACCAGGCCGAGAGTTTCGGTGCCCAGGCGATCTGCCTGGACGCGCGGGAATCGGTGCGCCTGGCGCTGTCGGTGCTGCCGCGCTGA